The Streptomyces cynarae genome contains a region encoding:
- a CDS encoding ferritin-like domain-containing protein, producing the protein MPTFELYAKEPEEPLWQVPASGAARFSWEYDDGRDRLLALYQKGKDKQWDGQKRIDWDLEVDPYDPLGTPDEAMTLYGTPYWAKMTDKDKGELRKHYASWQFSQFLHGEQGAMICAARIVESVPDLDAKFYSATQTMDEARHAEIYGRFLHEKIGMLYPINDNLQALLGDTLRDSRWDMPYLGMQVLIEGLALAAFGMIRDTTDKPLPKQILAYVMQDEARHVAFGRMALRDYYKQLTDAELREREEFVIEGCYLMRDRLRGVEVLENFGIPKAEAEAYSENSEFLQLFRQLLFSRIVPCVKDIGLWGKRLQQAYVDMGVFEMGDSNLDLLMAQDEEIAEKLDAERFAAEEKERVAEVEEAIEEGQRLGG; encoded by the coding sequence ATGCCGACGTTTGAGCTGTACGCCAAGGAGCCGGAGGAACCCCTCTGGCAGGTGCCCGCGAGTGGCGCTGCCCGCTTCAGCTGGGAGTACGACGACGGGCGCGACCGGCTGCTGGCCCTGTACCAGAAGGGCAAGGACAAGCAGTGGGACGGGCAGAAGCGGATCGACTGGGACCTGGAGGTCGACCCGTACGACCCGCTCGGCACCCCCGACGAGGCGATGACCCTCTACGGGACGCCGTACTGGGCGAAGATGACCGACAAGGACAAGGGCGAACTGCGCAAACACTACGCCTCCTGGCAGTTCAGCCAGTTCCTGCACGGCGAGCAGGGTGCGATGATCTGCGCGGCGCGGATCGTGGAGTCCGTCCCCGACCTCGACGCCAAGTTCTACTCGGCGACCCAGACCATGGACGAGGCGCGGCACGCGGAGATCTACGGCCGCTTCCTGCACGAGAAGATCGGGATGCTCTACCCGATCAACGACAACCTGCAGGCACTGCTCGGAGACACCCTGCGGGACAGCCGCTGGGACATGCCGTACCTCGGCATGCAGGTCCTCATCGAGGGCCTGGCGCTCGCCGCCTTCGGCATGATCCGCGACACGACCGACAAGCCGCTGCCCAAGCAGATCCTTGCGTACGTCATGCAGGACGAGGCCCGGCACGTGGCGTTCGGCCGCATGGCGCTGCGGGACTACTACAAGCAGCTCACGGACGCCGAACTGCGCGAACGCGAGGAGTTCGTCATCGAGGGCTGCTACCTGATGCGGGACCGGCTGCGCGGGGTGGAGGTGCTGGAGAACTTCGGCATCCCCAAGGCCGAGGCGGAGGCGTACAGCGAGAACTCCGAGTTCCTTCAGCTGTTCCGGCAGTTGCTGTTCAGCCGCATCGTCCCGTGCGTGAAGGACATCGGCCTGTGGGGCAAGCGCCTCCAGCAGGCCTACGTCGACATGGGCGTCTTCGAGATGGGCGACTCGAATCTGGACCTGCTGATGGCGCAGGACGAGGAGATCGCCGAGAAGCTGGATGCGGAGCGATTCGCGGCGGAGGAGAAGGAACGGGTCGCCGAGGTGGAGGAGGCGATCGAGGAGGGTCAGCGCCTCGGCGGCTGA
- a CDS encoding FtsW/RodA/SpoVE family cell cycle protein codes for MIPPGTPGARTVTPADAPAPALRLPRRRGTEFGLIVLAVLLSVYGYCAVGLARHGTLPPGALRYGAGLGALALLAHCAVRLRAPYADPLLLPIAVLLNGVGLVLIYRLDLETPSHRAAPTQLAWSTLGVALFIAVVLLLRHHRVLQRYTYLCGGAALALLTLPIFFPAVNGARIWLRVAGFSIQPGEFAKLLLALFYAGYLAANRQALAFTGRKVWRLQLPTGRVLGPVVAIWLLSVGVLVLERDLGTSLLFFGLFVVLLYVATGRTGWIAVGLLLAMVGAFAVGRLEPHVHARVEDWLHPFASIEAGQGAGQLAQSLFAFAAGGALGTGLGLGHSVLIGFAVKSDFILATAGEELGFTGLCALFLLYALLVERGYRAGLALRDPFGRLLAVGLASIVALQVFVIAGGVTGLIPLTGMAMPFLAQGGSSLVTNWIIVALLTRISDSARSQYDRTAAP; via the coding sequence ATGATCCCGCCCGGAACGCCAGGAGCGAGGACCGTGACGCCGGCGGACGCCCCCGCCCCCGCGCTGCGCCTGCCCCGGCGCCGGGGAACCGAGTTCGGCCTGATCGTCCTCGCCGTGCTGCTGTCGGTGTACGGCTACTGCGCCGTCGGCCTCGCCCGGCACGGCACCCTCCCGCCCGGCGCGCTCCGCTACGGCGCCGGGCTGGGCGCGCTCGCGCTGCTCGCGCACTGCGCGGTACGGCTGCGCGCCCCGTACGCCGATCCCCTGCTGCTGCCCATCGCGGTGCTGCTCAACGGCGTGGGCCTGGTACTGATCTACCGCCTCGATCTGGAGACCCCGAGCCACCGGGCGGCCCCCACCCAGCTGGCCTGGTCGACGCTCGGCGTCGCGCTGTTCATCGCCGTCGTCCTGCTGTTGCGCCACCACCGGGTGCTCCAGCGCTACACCTATCTGTGCGGGGGCGCCGCGCTCGCCCTGCTCACCCTGCCGATCTTCTTCCCGGCGGTGAACGGCGCCCGGATCTGGCTCAGGGTCGCCGGGTTCTCCATCCAGCCGGGCGAGTTCGCGAAGCTGCTGCTCGCGCTCTTCTACGCCGGGTACCTGGCCGCCAACCGGCAGGCGCTGGCCTTCACGGGCCGCAAGGTGTGGCGGCTTCAGCTGCCCACCGGGCGGGTCCTCGGCCCGGTGGTGGCGATCTGGCTGCTGAGCGTCGGCGTCCTCGTCCTGGAGCGCGACCTCGGCACCTCGCTGCTGTTCTTCGGGCTGTTCGTGGTGCTGCTGTACGTCGCCACGGGCCGCACCGGCTGGATCGCGGTCGGTCTGCTGCTCGCGATGGTGGGCGCGTTCGCCGTGGGCCGGCTGGAGCCGCACGTGCACGCCAGGGTCGAGGACTGGCTGCACCCCTTCGCGTCGATCGAGGCGGGCCAGGGCGCGGGCCAGCTCGCCCAGTCGCTGTTCGCGTTCGCCGCCGGCGGCGCGCTCGGCACCGGGCTCGGCCTCGGCCACTCGGTGCTGATCGGCTTCGCCGTGAAGTCGGACTTCATCCTGGCGACGGCGGGCGAGGAACTGGGCTTCACCGGCCTGTGCGCGCTGTTCCTGCTCTACGCGCTGCTGGTGGAGCGCGGCTACCGGGCGGGGCTGGCGCTGCGGGACCCGTTCGGGCGGCTGCTCGCCGTGGGGCTCGCGTCGATCGTGGCGCTCCAGGTGTTCGTGATCGCGGGCGGGGTGACGGGCCTGATCCCGCTGACGGGCATGGCGATGCCGTTTCTGGCGCAGGGCGGCTCGTCGCTCGTGACCAACTGGATCATCGTGGCGCTGCTGACCCGGATCAGCGACTCGGCCCGCAGCCAGTACGACAGGACGGCCGCGCCGTGA
- a CDS encoding sensor histidine kinase, translated as MRPLGRGCRTLGRLPRWTGTLTWKAAAFITVMCCGLAALLGVLVHVQVTDRTVGEARGRALARLTEVTQAYEAGDRLPHGAGVDPPGLPAPLRELAADGYRGTMVGTQDPQPTMWAAGPADGGRALAVQVDYAQGARIIDALDEAIVWSSALASGATLCVGAFAVTRVTRRLQATAQVARRISAGDLDARVNDRRARNPARPQDEVAAVAGALDTMAATLQGKLLSEQRFTADVAHELRTPLTGLHAAAELLPPGRPTELVRDRVAALRTLTEDLLEISRLDAGGERLELAEERLAPLAQRVVRASGTPAEVRVVRDVCVATDRRRLERVLGNLLANAHRHGRGPVVLTVDGARVTVRDHGDGYPEYLLAHGPQRFRTEGSAKGHGLGLTIARGQAEVLGARLEFANAPDGGAMATLSLPETPMSTGTG; from the coding sequence ATGAGGCCCCTGGGACGTGGTTGTCGCACGCTCGGCCGGCTGCCGCGCTGGACCGGCACGCTGACCTGGAAGGCGGCCGCCTTCATCACCGTCATGTGCTGTGGTCTGGCCGCGCTGCTCGGCGTGCTCGTCCATGTCCAGGTCACCGACCGGACCGTCGGTGAGGCCCGCGGCCGGGCACTGGCCCGGCTGACGGAGGTGACGCAGGCCTACGAGGCGGGCGACCGGCTGCCGCACGGCGCGGGTGTCGACCCGCCGGGACTGCCGGCGCCGCTGCGGGAACTGGCGGCGGACGGGTACCGCGGCACGATGGTCGGGACCCAGGATCCGCAGCCCACGATGTGGGCGGCGGGCCCGGCCGACGGCGGCCGGGCGCTGGCCGTGCAGGTCGACTACGCGCAGGGCGCCCGCATCATCGACGCCCTGGACGAGGCGATCGTGTGGTCCTCGGCGCTGGCGAGCGGCGCGACGCTGTGCGTGGGAGCGTTCGCGGTGACCCGGGTGACCCGGCGGCTGCAGGCGACCGCGCAGGTGGCCCGGCGGATCAGCGCGGGCGACCTCGACGCGCGCGTGAACGACCGGCGCGCGAGGAATCCGGCGCGCCCCCAGGACGAAGTGGCCGCGGTCGCGGGCGCCCTGGACACGATGGCGGCCACGCTGCAGGGCAAGCTGCTGAGCGAGCAGCGGTTCACCGCGGACGTGGCGCATGAACTGCGCACCCCGCTGACCGGGCTGCACGCGGCGGCCGAGCTGCTGCCGCCCGGGCGGCCGACCGAGCTGGTGCGGGACCGGGTGGCGGCGCTGCGCACGCTCACCGAGGACCTGCTGGAGATCTCCCGCCTGGACGCGGGCGGCGAACGCCTGGAGCTGGCCGAGGAGCGGCTCGCGCCGCTGGCGCAGCGGGTGGTGCGGGCCTCCGGCACCCCGGCCGAGGTCCGGGTGGTGCGGGACGTGTGCGTGGCGACCGACCGGCGGCGGCTGGAGCGGGTGCTCGGCAACCTGCTGGCGAACGCGCACCGGCACGGGCGGGGCCCGGTCGTGCTGACGGTCGACGGTGCGCGGGTCACCGTCCGGGACCACGGGGACGGTTATCCGGAGTACCTGCTGGCACACGGGCCGCAGCGGTTCCGCACCGAGGGCAGCGCGAAGGGGCACGGCCTCGGACTGACGATCGCGCGCGGGCAGGCGGAGGTGCTGGGCGCCCGGCTGGAGTTCGCCAACGCGCCGGACGGCGGGGCCATGGCCACGCTCTCCCTCCCCGAGACGCCAATGAGTACCGGAACGGGCTGA
- a CDS encoding AurF N-oxygenase family protein, translated as MTTVTEADVLRDALGLLKDREQVAERLLASSAKHSFDPDEELDWDAPYEEGKWFWPPELVSLYDTPLWRRMSQEQRIRLSQHEAAALASLGIWFEIILMQLLVRHIYDKAATSAHVRYALTEIEDECRHSKMFARLIAHGDTPWYPVSRAHQNLGRVFKTISTTPGSFTATLLGEEVLDWMQRLTFPDERVQPLIRGVTRIHVVEEARHVRYAREELRRQMLTAPRWSQEFTRITSGEFARVFSVAFVNPEVYTNVGLDKREAMAQVRASGHRREVMQTGAKRLTDFLDDIGVLRGVGRRLWRSSGLLA; from the coding sequence ATGACGACCGTGACCGAAGCAGACGTGCTGCGCGACGCGCTCGGACTGCTCAAGGACCGGGAGCAGGTGGCGGAGCGGCTTCTCGCCTCCTCCGCCAAACACTCCTTCGACCCGGACGAGGAACTGGACTGGGACGCGCCCTACGAGGAAGGAAAGTGGTTCTGGCCCCCGGAGCTGGTGTCGCTGTACGACACACCGCTGTGGCGGCGGATGAGCCAGGAGCAGCGGATACGGCTCTCCCAGCACGAGGCCGCGGCGCTCGCCTCGCTGGGCATCTGGTTCGAGATCATCCTGATGCAGCTGCTGGTCCGGCACATCTACGACAAGGCGGCGACGAGCGCGCACGTGCGGTATGCGCTGACCGAGATCGAGGACGAGTGCCGGCACTCGAAGATGTTCGCCCGGCTGATCGCGCACGGCGACACGCCGTGGTACCCGGTGAGCCGGGCGCACCAGAACCTGGGCCGCGTCTTCAAGACGATCTCGACCACGCCGGGCTCGTTCACGGCCACCCTGCTGGGCGAGGAGGTCCTGGACTGGATGCAGCGGCTGACGTTCCCCGACGAGCGGGTGCAGCCGCTGATCCGCGGGGTCACCCGTATCCACGTGGTCGAGGAGGCCCGCCACGTCCGCTACGCCCGTGAGGAACTGCGCCGCCAGATGCTGACCGCTCCGCGGTGGTCGCAGGAGTTCACCCGCATCACGTCCGGCGAGTTCGCACGGGTGTTCTCGGTGGCCTTCGTGAACCCGGAGGTCTACACGAACGTGGGCCTGGACAAGCGGGAGGCGATGGCCCAGGTGAGGGCGAGCGGCCACCGCCGGGAGGTCATGCAGACGGGAGCGAAGCGGCTGACGGACTTCCTGGACGACATCGGTGTGCTCAGGGGTGTGGGCCGACGGTTGTGGAGGTCGTCCGGGTTGCTGGCATGA
- a CDS encoding styrene monooxygenase/indole monooxygenase family protein has translation MRKILVVGAGQSGLQLALGLQSHGYEVTLMSNRTADEIRTGRVMSTQCMFDTALQYERDLKLNFWESQAPKIEGLGVSVAAPGSFDPGPSQRAIDWVAKLDGYAQSVDQRLKMAGWMETFAQRGGQLVIHGAAVSDLDYFSRTYDLVLVSAGKGELVSMFARDPERSPYSEPQRALAVSYVHGLGPRPEHPDFDAVRCNLVPGVGELFVMPTLTTSGRADILFWEGIPGGPLDVFKGVKDPGEHLSLTLELMEKFTPWEYARATKVELTDAGGTLAGRYAPTVRKPIGRLPGGGLVLGVADVVVANDPITGQGSNSASKCAAAYLASILEHGDKEFDEAWMQQTFDRYWETARHVTKWTNAMLGVPPEHVLNLIGAAGAMPPVAHRIANGFNDPSDFENFFYEPEKAEAYLASVAGA, from the coding sequence ATGCGGAAGATACTCGTCGTCGGAGCCGGTCAGTCCGGACTCCAGCTCGCCCTCGGCCTCCAGTCGCACGGCTACGAGGTCACCCTGATGTCCAACCGGACCGCGGACGAGATCCGTACCGGCCGGGTCATGTCGACGCAGTGCATGTTCGACACGGCGCTGCAGTACGAGCGCGACCTGAAGCTGAACTTCTGGGAGTCCCAGGCCCCGAAGATCGAAGGACTGGGCGTGTCCGTCGCCGCTCCCGGCTCGTTCGACCCGGGCCCGTCGCAGCGCGCGATCGACTGGGTGGCGAAGCTCGACGGGTACGCGCAGTCGGTCGACCAGCGGCTGAAGATGGCCGGCTGGATGGAGACGTTCGCGCAGCGCGGCGGCCAGCTCGTCATCCACGGCGCCGCGGTCTCCGACCTCGACTACTTCTCCCGCACGTACGACCTGGTGCTGGTGTCGGCAGGCAAGGGCGAGCTGGTGTCGATGTTCGCCCGGGACCCCGAGCGGTCCCCGTACAGCGAGCCGCAGCGCGCGCTCGCCGTGTCGTACGTCCACGGCCTCGGGCCGCGCCCCGAGCACCCGGACTTCGACGCGGTCCGCTGCAACCTGGTCCCGGGCGTCGGCGAGCTGTTCGTCATGCCGACGCTCACCACCTCCGGCCGTGCGGACATCCTGTTCTGGGAGGGCATACCCGGCGGCCCGCTCGACGTCTTCAAGGGCGTCAAAGACCCCGGCGAGCACCTCTCCCTGACCCTGGAACTCATGGAGAAGTTCACTCCCTGGGAGTATGCGCGGGCCACGAAGGTGGAGCTGACCGACGCCGGCGGCACGCTGGCCGGGCGGTACGCGCCCACCGTGCGCAAGCCGATCGGGCGGCTGCCCGGTGGGGGACTGGTGCTCGGCGTCGCCGACGTGGTGGTGGCGAACGACCCGATCACCGGACAGGGCTCCAACTCGGCGTCCAAGTGCGCGGCCGCGTATCTGGCCTCGATCCTCGAACACGGGGACAAGGAATTCGACGAGGCGTGGATGCAGCAGACGTTCGACCGCTACTGGGAGACGGCGCGCCACGTCACCAAGTGGACGAACGCGATGCTGGGCGTGCCGCCGGAGCACGTGCTGAACCTGATCGGGGCGGCGGGGGCCATGCCGCCGGTGGCGCACCGGATCGCCAATGGGTTCAACGACCCCTCGGACTTCGAGAACTTCTTCTACGAGCCGGAGAAGGCCGAGGCCTACCTGGCGTCGGTGGCCGGCGCCTGA
- a CDS encoding DUF3291 domain-containing protein, giving the protein MTTTYELAEVNIARLKAPLDSPQLKDFVEALDPVNATADAADGFVWRLQSDSGNATDIPVLGDEWLIINMSMWRDTNALTAFMYQGRHREMLARRREWFERLEEAFTALWWVRAGHRPTVAEAEERLLHLRAHGPTDYAFTLRTSFPPGEARPVGGG; this is encoded by the coding sequence ATGACGACCACCTACGAACTCGCCGAGGTCAACATCGCCCGTCTCAAGGCCCCGCTGGACTCACCGCAGTTGAAGGACTTCGTGGAGGCCCTGGACCCGGTGAACGCGACGGCGGACGCGGCCGACGGTTTCGTGTGGCGGCTGCAGAGCGACTCGGGCAACGCCACGGACATCCCCGTCCTCGGTGACGAGTGGCTGATCATCAACATGTCGATGTGGCGGGACACGAACGCCCTGACGGCATTCATGTACCAGGGCCGGCACCGGGAGATGCTGGCGCGGCGCCGGGAGTGGTTCGAGCGGCTCGAGGAGGCGTTCACGGCGCTGTGGTGGGTCCGGGCGGGCCACCGCCCGACGGTGGCGGAGGCGGAGGAGCGGCTGCTTCACCTCCGCGCGCACGGGCCGACGGACTACGCGTTCACCCTGCGGACGTCGTTCCCTCCGGGGGAGGCGCGACCGGTGGGCGGCGGTTGA
- a CDS encoding penicillin-binding transpeptidase domain-containing protein, which translates to MSRYIRRAAALCAVLLIALLANATRVQILESARYEDNPANRRQMIARYGSPRGDILVDGRPVTGSRDTGGMFRHTRTYTDGPLYAPVTGFASQVYGTTLLEHTEDALLSGTDPLLDPFPLWNGVLRKRIPGGHVVTTLNGAAQRAAYQGLAGRAGAVAAVEPTTGRILALVSTPSYDPGELSGTSPSVARAWKKLNGDAARPMLDRAIRQTYPPGSTFKVVTAAAALEAGVVTDLDAPTDSPDPYRLPGTTTELANETEGCEDASLRYAFTWSCNTVFAKLGGEVGLQTMTGTAANFGFNERRLRVPFAVAPSTFDPKLDASQLALSSIGQFETRATPLQMAMVAATVACGGDVKAPYLVERTTTKDGETVATATPRTLHRAMSAATAEQLREMMTDVVQEGTGRNAAIPGARVGGKTGTAQHGVDNSGKPYAWFISWAQADDALEPAVAVAVVVEDAGRQGEVSGGGDAAPIAKAVMEAVLNSRPHGRG; encoded by the coding sequence GTGAGCAGGTACATCCGCCGGGCGGCGGCCCTGTGCGCGGTGCTGCTGATCGCCCTGCTGGCGAACGCCACCCGGGTGCAGATCCTCGAGTCCGCCCGCTACGAGGACAACCCCGCCAACCGCCGGCAGATGATCGCCAGGTACGGCAGCCCCCGCGGCGACATCCTGGTCGACGGCCGCCCCGTGACCGGGTCCCGGGACACGGGCGGCATGTTCCGCCACACCCGCACCTACACCGACGGGCCGCTGTACGCGCCGGTCACCGGCTTCGCCTCCCAGGTGTACGGGACGACGCTGCTGGAGCACACCGAGGACGCGCTGCTGTCGGGCACCGACCCGCTGCTCGATCCGTTCCCCCTGTGGAACGGCGTTCTGAGGAAGCGCATCCCCGGCGGCCATGTCGTCACCACGCTCAACGGGGCGGCGCAGCGGGCGGCGTACCAGGGGCTGGCCGGGCGCGCGGGCGCGGTCGCCGCGGTCGAGCCGACGACGGGGCGGATCCTGGCGCTGGTATCGACGCCGTCGTACGACCCCGGGGAGCTGTCCGGGACGTCGCCGTCCGTGGCCCGGGCCTGGAAGAAGCTGAACGGGGACGCGGCGCGGCCGATGCTCGACCGGGCGATCCGGCAGACGTATCCGCCCGGTTCGACGTTCAAGGTGGTCACGGCCGCGGCGGCCCTCGAGGCGGGGGTGGTGACGGACCTCGACGCGCCGACGGACTCCCCCGACCCCTACCGGCTGCCCGGCACGACGACCGAGCTGGCCAACGAGACCGAGGGCTGCGAGGACGCGTCGCTGCGGTACGCCTTCACCTGGTCGTGCAACACGGTGTTCGCCAAGCTGGGCGGGGAGGTGGGGCTGCAGACCATGACGGGCACGGCGGCGAACTTCGGGTTCAACGAGCGGAGGCTGAGGGTGCCGTTCGCGGTGGCGCCGAGCACGTTCGACCCGAAGCTGGACGCCTCCCAGCTGGCGCTGTCCTCGATCGGGCAGTTCGAGACCCGGGCGACGCCGCTGCAGATGGCGATGGTCGCGGCGACCGTGGCCTGCGGAGGCGATGTGAAAGCGCCGTACCTGGTGGAGCGGACGACGACCAAGGACGGCGAGACGGTCGCCACGGCCACGCCCCGCACCCTGCACCGGGCGATGAGCGCCGCCACCGCGGAACAGCTGCGGGAGATGATGACGGACGTGGTGCAGGAGGGAACGGGTCGTAACGCGGCGATCCCCGGCGCCCGAGTGGGCGGCAAGACGGGCACGGCCCAGCATGGCGTCGACAACTCCGGGAAGCCGTACGCCTGGTTCATCTCCTGGGCACAGGCGGACGACGCGCTCGAGCCGGCGGTGGCGGTCGCGGTGGTGGTGGAGGACGCGGGCCGGCAGGGGGAGGTCAGCGGGGGCGGGGACGCGGCGCCGATCGCCAAGGCGGTCATGGAGGCGGTGCTCAACTCCCGGCCGCACGGCAGGGGTTGA
- a CDS encoding Uma2 family endonuclease, protein MSAARDYGLDDDYEWARPPEGGWTADDLDKLPNLPPHTELIDGSLVFVSPQTAFHSRATRLLEHTLLAQVPVELDVIREMTIKLDKRNRPEPDVLVFRADADAGPRQTWYRPEDIVIAVEVVSEDSEDRDREVKPRKYARAGIPHYWRVEENKGLPVVYVYELDPATQVYGLTGIFHDKLELTVPFPLTIDLTAINRRPPVAPPPEGTTSAG, encoded by the coding sequence ATGAGCGCCGCACGTGACTACGGTCTGGACGACGACTACGAGTGGGCTCGTCCGCCGGAGGGTGGCTGGACGGCGGACGACCTCGACAAGCTTCCCAATCTTCCTCCGCACACGGAGCTGATCGACGGGAGTCTTGTCTTCGTGAGTCCGCAGACCGCTTTCCACTCGCGTGCCACGCGCTTGCTGGAGCACACCCTGCTGGCCCAGGTGCCGGTCGAGCTTGACGTCATCCGGGAGATGACCATCAAGCTCGACAAGCGCAATCGACCGGAGCCCGACGTACTGGTTTTCCGTGCGGACGCCGATGCCGGTCCTCGGCAGACCTGGTACCGGCCGGAAGACATCGTCATCGCTGTCGAGGTCGTCTCGGAGGACTCGGAAGACCGGGACCGGGAGGTGAAACCGCGGAAGTACGCGCGGGCGGGCATCCCGCACTACTGGCGCGTCGAAGAGAACAAGGGTCTTCCGGTGGTGTACGTCTACGAACTCGACCCCGCAACCCAGGTCTACGGCCTGACCGGCATCTTCCACGACAAGCTGGAACTGACCGTCCCCTTCCCTCTCACCATCGACCTCACCGCCATCAACCGCCGCCCACCGGTCGCGCCTCCCCCGGAGGGAACGACGTCCGCAGGGTGA
- a CDS encoding coiled-coil domain-containing protein, giving the protein MSERLLCLAGTAAVTTWVLLATAPAIAVPDPVPTTTAQPDPSPGNTAQPDTLPSATGRPDPSPGNTAQPDPTPTTTGRPDPSPGNTAQPDPSPTTTAQPDALPSATGRPDPSPGNTAQPDPSPTTTAQPNASPTATVQPSAPPVARLLTDLQQLYRAAEQATEAYDATTEKLKQRRAEVARLDGQLARTRLDLRSSRVAAGRLARQQYQGSASLSPYVRLLFARDPQHALDEGHLIGQLTRERAATVNQLTDAERSADTLARAARKALDDQLTLTDQQKKARDDVEQRLKDIEKRLASLTPERLAALARFEQETAAAAQETAPASGAPEAERTPTAEGPTTSGTVRPEASGQAPATDAR; this is encoded by the coding sequence ATGTCAGAAAGGTTGCTGTGTCTGGCGGGTACGGCGGCGGTGACCACGTGGGTCCTGCTCGCCACCGCGCCGGCGATCGCCGTCCCGGACCCCGTCCCCACGACCACGGCCCAACCGGACCCCTCCCCCGGCAACACAGCCCAACCGGACACCTTGCCCAGCGCCACGGGCCGACCGGACCCCTCCCCCGGCAACACGGCGCAACCGGACCCCACCCCCACCACCACGGGCCGACCGGACCCCTCCCCCGGCAACACGGCCCAACCTGACCCCTCCCCCACCACCACGGCCCAACCGGACGCCTTGCCCAGCGCCACGGGCCGACCGGACCCCTCCCCCGGCAACACGGCGCAACCGGACCCCTCCCCCACCACCACGGCCCAACCGAACGCCTCCCCCACCGCCACGGTCCAGCCGAGCGCCCCGCCCGTCGCCCGGCTCCTGACTGACCTTCAGCAGCTCTACCGCGCCGCGGAGCAGGCCACCGAGGCCTACGACGCCACCACCGAGAAGCTGAAGCAACGACGGGCGGAGGTGGCCCGGCTCGACGGGCAGCTCGCGAGGACCCGGCTCGACCTGCGGAGCAGTCGCGTCGCGGCCGGACGGCTGGCCCGGCAGCAGTACCAGGGCAGCGCGTCCCTCTCCCCGTACGTACGCCTGCTGTTCGCCCGCGATCCACAGCACGCGCTCGACGAGGGCCATCTGATCGGCCAGTTGACGCGGGAGCGGGCCGCGACCGTGAACCAGCTGACCGACGCCGAGAGGAGCGCCGACACCCTGGCCCGCGCGGCCCGTAAGGCGCTGGACGACCAGCTCACCCTCACCGACCAGCAGAAGAAGGCCCGGGACGACGTCGAACAGCGGCTGAAGGACATCGAGAAGCGGCTCGCCTCCCTCACCCCCGAACGGCTGGCCGCCCTAGCCCGGTTCGAGCAGGAGACGGCCGCGGCGGCCCAGGAGACGGCCCCGGCCTCCGGTGCGCCCGAGGCGGAGCGGACGCCGACGGCCGAGGGCCCGACGACGTCCGGCACCGTGCGCCCGGAGGCGTCAGGTCAGGCGCCGGCCACCGACGCCAGGTAG
- a CDS encoding TetR/AcrR family transcriptional regulator produces MTSEAPTRAYRRLSVEERRRQLLDAALTLFAHRAPEEVSLDDVAEAAGVSRPLVYRYFPGGKQQLYEAALRSAADDLRQCFAEPPEGPLSHRLARALDRYLAFVARHDAGFSALLQGGSVVETSRTTAIVDGVRRAAAGHILTHLGVEDPGPGLRMTVRMWITSVEAASLIWLDQDKEPPVEELRDWLVEQFVAGLVATAGRDAQTAEVVRSALALESAEGPVGALARRVLPVLGGAGHLL; encoded by the coding sequence ATGACCTCCGAGGCCCCCACGCGCGCGTACCGAAGGCTCAGCGTGGAAGAACGCCGCAGGCAACTCCTCGACGCCGCGCTCACCCTCTTCGCGCACCGCGCCCCCGAGGAGGTCTCCCTCGACGACGTGGCCGAGGCTGCCGGCGTCTCCCGCCCCCTCGTCTACCGCTACTTCCCCGGCGGCAAGCAACAGCTGTACGAGGCCGCGCTGCGCTCCGCCGCCGACGACCTCCGGCAGTGCTTCGCCGAACCCCCCGAGGGCCCGCTCAGTCACCGCCTCGCCCGCGCCCTCGACCGCTACCTCGCCTTCGTCGCCCGGCACGACGCCGGTTTCAGCGCCCTGCTCCAGGGCGGCAGCGTGGTCGAGACGTCCCGCACCACCGCCATAGTCGACGGCGTGCGCCGGGCGGCGGCCGGGCACATCCTCACCCACCTCGGCGTCGAGGACCCCGGCCCCGGGCTTCGGATGACCGTACGGATGTGGATCACCTCCGTCGAGGCCGCCTCCCTCATCTGGCTCGACCAGGACAAGGAGCCCCCGGTCGAGGAGTTGCGGGACTGGCTGGTGGAGCAGTTCGTGGCCGGACTGGTGGCCACCGCGGGACGTGATGCGCAGACCGCCGAGGTGGTCCGCTCCGCGCTGGCCCTGGAGAGCGCCGAAGGTCCCGTCGGCGCCCTGGCCCGGCGTGTCCTGCCCGTGCTCGGCGGCGCCGGTCACCTGCTGTGA